One window from the genome of candidate division WOR-3 bacterium encodes:
- a CDS encoding carboxypeptidase regulatory-like domain-containing protein, giving the protein MKWLVLPVVVCVLSANPIMIEVINEFQVAPYDSERVELRYLQSGASDTLFTETFNLYNTEVLTPAGVAYVDTSIFLTGMGQAVIDRSVMTGVFELLDDTGCVAVLSFGQFGDSVYYPGHATEWCCAPAPPIDWSAAKFHCYVYCYYDYEYWLIRDWYLDSTPTPGMPNDDYPGCSVSGHIFDNASQPLAGARVTATFSDYSAFVFPSMLYSTCCTTYTASDGAYYFDSLLPYWYDIDVYADGYLPDTQLIGQLCCTAPINNVNFYLPTGIAENLNYDTNMGSFVRPNPFNGALYVTMREPAQHIDIYDVTGTLIRRFDNKNLNTDVTVDCADLPRGVYFIALQEQKLKVIKF; this is encoded by the coding sequence ATGAAATGGCTTGTATTGCCTGTAGTGGTTTGCGTTCTTAGTGCCAATCCGATTATGATCGAAGTCATCAACGAATTCCAGGTTGCTCCTTATGATTCGGAACGAGTGGAGCTGCGGTATCTCCAATCGGGTGCCTCGGATACACTTTTTACTGAGACTTTTAATTTGTACAACACGGAGGTTTTGACACCAGCCGGCGTTGCGTATGTGGATACAAGCATATTCCTCACGGGAATGGGGCAGGCCGTCATTGACCGTTCAGTAATGACGGGTGTTTTTGAATTGCTTGATGATACTGGTTGCGTGGCGGTTCTATCCTTCGGCCAATTCGGTGATTCTGTGTATTATCCGGGGCATGCGACCGAGTGGTGCTGTGCGCCGGCCCCTCCTATTGATTGGTCGGCTGCGAAGTTTCACTGTTATGTGTATTGTTACTACGACTACGAATATTGGTTGATCCGCGATTGGTACCTTGATTCGACACCGACCCCGGGTATGCCAAATGATGATTATCCAGGCTGTAGCGTGTCGGGGCATATTTTCGACAATGCTAGCCAACCTCTCGCCGGTGCCCGTGTCACCGCGACGTTTTCTGACTACTCTGCTTTTGTCTTTCCGTCAATGCTGTATAGTACTTGTTGTACAACCTACACAGCGAGTGATGGAGCATACTATTTTGATAGTCTGTTGCCGTATTGGTATGACATTGACGTTTATGCAGACGGGTACTTGCCGGATACGCAACTAATTGGTCAGTTATGCTGTACAGCTCCAATTAACAATGTGAATTTTTACCTGCCGACCGGCATTGCCGAAAACCTGAATTACGATACAAACATGGGATCATTTGTGAGGCCTAATCCGTTCAACGGCGCGCTCTATGTTACTATGCGTGAACCGGCCCAGCATATCGATATTTACGATGTGACTGGAACACTCATACGACGGTTTGACAACAAGAACTTGAACACCGATGTTACGGTCGACTGCGCAGACTTACCGCGCGGCGTTTATTTCATTGCGCTGCAAGAGCAAAAGTTGAAAGTAATAAAGTTCTGA
- the panC gene encoding pantoate--beta-alanine ligase, whose protein sequence is MRVVKRITQVKKIIAQAKRKGRKIGLVPTMGYLHEGHLSLVRLTRRKCDFLVVSIFVNPAQFGPKEDFRDYPRDLKRDLQLLKNEKVDLVFNPLVREMYREGYQTYVEVVDWGKLMCGASRPIHFRGVATVVLKLFNIIAPDLAVFGSKDYQQAVIIRKMTEDLNLGVKIVTGRIVREKDGLAMSSRNKYLNETQRKNAVVLYESLQWFRQAYMRGLRDPKLAVNKMASVIKSKKGKVDYIAIVDKNTLQPIKKLRKGTLVALAVYFGRTRLIDNTIL, encoded by the coding sequence ATGCGGGTGGTGAAGAGGATCACTCAGGTTAAGAAGATCATCGCTCAAGCAAAGCGCAAGGGCAGGAAGATCGGCCTTGTGCCGACCATGGGTTACCTGCACGAGGGGCATCTTTCGCTCGTCCGGCTGACGCGCAGAAAATGCGATTTTCTCGTGGTCTCAATATTCGTCAACCCGGCTCAGTTCGGCCCCAAGGAGGATTTCAGAGATTATCCGCGCGACTTGAAACGAGACCTGCAGTTATTAAAGAATGAGAAAGTAGACCTGGTTTTCAATCCTCTGGTCCGGGAAATGTATCGCGAGGGGTATCAGACATATGTTGAGGTTGTCGATTGGGGAAAACTAATGTGCGGTGCATCACGCCCCATACATTTCCGGGGTGTGGCCACCGTGGTGCTGAAACTTTTCAACATCATCGCACCGGATCTGGCAGTTTTCGGCAGCAAGGACTATCAGCAGGCAGTTATTATCAGAAAGATGACCGAAGATCTGAATCTTGGCGTGAAGATCGTGACTGGCAGGATTGTGCGCGAAAAAGATGGCCTCGCCATGAGCTCGCGTAACAAATATTTGAATGAAACTCAGAGAAAGAATGCGGTTGTATTATATGAGTCCCTGCAATGGTTCAGACAGGCTTACATGAGGGGGCTGCGCGATCCAAAACTTGCTGTTAATAAGATGGCGAGTGTGATCAAGAGTAAGAAGGGTAAAGTCGACTACATTGCGATCGTCGACAAAAATACACTTCAACCAATCAAGAAATTACGAAAGGGAACACTGGTCGCCCTTGCCGTGTACTTCGGCCGGACACGGCTGATCGACAACACCATTCTGTAG
- a CDS encoding ABC transporter ATP-binding protein/permease: protein MRSVIYFWKKHKIWLSFLIVFSFFNTIIALIFPYLLKDVIDGIRTNFARQDLIRFVLIIGGIGFLRAIFNSLLPYTRGRSNEMYLIDERTNIFSKILRKGHSFLGRFPAGDILQRVDHDLNELAWFSCSGIFRPIEGIFTLVIALYFLIRINPMLTLISALPISLAAVGWLKISPIMYKYYYAWRESISRTNNHLQSSFTGIKLVKSYTTEDKTGLRFTDMLTARVGASIRVIKLEALIHTLFTAIEEMGVILVLLFGGLFIIRSNLTIGEFVAFNAYIILLLDPMLRIGNYFVSKKRAQVQSERIEEIKNFPTDVADEGRVKEADHRGISMENVSFRYAQEGPLILDGVNINIKPGQKIGLAGTVGSGKTTLLQVLMRVADPTNGRVKLNGTDMRDIRLSELRSLFGYIPQEPSLFSESIYNNITFGRKIDTPMVNSAIKLAQLEGFVRGAPKGLDELIGERGLRISGGEKQRVAIARAVLNQPKILVLDDATSNLDADTEKELIGQLSKTQDTTIIIISHRLSVLSICDYIYVLDKGKIVEQGTHEVLLKNQGLYWKLYQHQIMEEELMKD, encoded by the coding sequence ATGAGATCGGTTATCTACTTCTGGAAAAAACACAAAATCTGGCTCTCGTTTCTCATAGTATTCTCATTTTTCAATACGATCATCGCCCTTATTTTTCCGTATCTTCTTAAAGATGTAATTGACGGAATAAGGACTAATTTCGCCCGCCAGGATCTCATCAGGTTTGTTTTGATAATCGGTGGTATTGGATTCCTGCGCGCCATTTTCAACTCGCTGCTTCCCTATACCCGCGGCCGCAGCAATGAGATGTACCTAATTGACGAACGCACGAACATATTTTCCAAGATATTGCGTAAGGGGCATTCTTTTCTCGGCCGGTTCCCGGCTGGCGATATACTACAGCGTGTTGACCATGACCTCAACGAACTCGCATGGTTTTCATGTTCTGGCATATTCAGACCCATCGAAGGCATCTTCACCTTGGTGATCGCCTTGTACTTCCTCATAAGGATCAACCCGATGCTGACCCTTATCTCCGCCTTACCGATCAGCCTGGCGGCAGTGGGATGGCTCAAGATAAGCCCGATCATGTATAAGTACTACTACGCGTGGCGCGAATCAATATCTCGAACGAACAATCATCTGCAGTCGAGTTTCACCGGTATAAAACTCGTAAAATCCTATACGACAGAAGACAAAACCGGCCTGCGCTTCACGGACATGCTCACAGCCAGGGTCGGCGCATCAATAAGGGTGATCAAACTCGAAGCGCTTATCCATACTCTGTTCACCGCCATCGAGGAGATGGGCGTGATCCTGGTGCTTTTATTCGGCGGCTTATTTATCATCCGCAGCAATCTCACGATCGGTGAATTTGTTGCTTTCAATGCATATATCATACTTCTCCTCGACCCGATGTTGAGGATCGGCAATTATTTCGTATCGAAGAAACGTGCCCAGGTCCAGAGCGAACGCATCGAAGAAATAAAAAATTTCCCGACCGACGTCGCTGATGAAGGGCGGGTAAAAGAGGCCGACCACAGGGGCATTTCCATGGAAAACGTGTCTTTCAGATACGCGCAGGAGGGTCCGCTCATTCTGGACGGGGTGAATATCAATATCAAGCCGGGTCAAAAGATCGGCCTTGCGGGCACGGTCGGGTCGGGCAAAACCACCCTGCTGCAAGTGCTGATGAGGGTCGCCGACCCAACCAATGGCAGGGTGAAACTGAACGGCACAGACATGCGTGACATCAGGCTTTCGGAATTGCGTTCGCTTTTCGGTTACATACCGCAGGAACCTTCGTTGTTCTCCGAAAGCATCTATAATAACATAACCTTCGGCCGTAAGATCGACACCCCCATGGTCAACAGTGCGATAAAACTTGCCCAGCTCGAAGGTTTTGTGCGCGGCGCGCCGAAAGGACTCGATGAACTCATCGGTGAGCGCGGCCTGCGGATCTCCGGGGGCGAGAAACAGCGCGTGGCGATCGCCCGCGCCGTGCTCAATCAACCGAAGATACTCGTGCTCGATGATGCAACATCGAACCTCGATGCCGACACTGAAAAGGAATTGATCGGGCAATTGTCCAAAACCCAGGATACGACCATAATAATCATATCGCACCGTCTGTCGGTGCTTTCGATCTGCGACTACATCTATGTTCTGGACAAAGGAAAGATCGTTGAGCAGGGCACGCACGAGGTATTGCTCAAGAATCAGGGGCTGTACTGGAAACTCTACCAGCACCAGATCATGGAAGAAGAGTTGATGAAAGACTAG
- a CDS encoding metallophosphoesterase — translation MKRSIIVVVCIAFFVTVNTAWAFRFAVVGDRTGTPQDPVFEEIIEEIALLDPDFVMCVGDIAEVDVGDSAAVDAEFNHMLDIVGKLPCKFYWCAGNNDIAQESDRIRYEAKTGFKRYYSFNYENSHFVVLDNTMLYFAQTQEMDEEQLDWLQKDLEKHKQMDNKFVFYHIPTYIYALRGGESDTLMQIFEKYGVDVVFTGHHHEYSYLNHNNVEYIDVGSSGGGISTNDAARGHFYQYLTITVRGDKRSIALFKKESAMPRDVVTLEDLETINRLDEEAIVIDEFVIEDDARNISQSVTATVENFGPDSLLYPIVWNTDPARYTIKPIQMNLVVAPGEKREYEFEVTLTDGSDPFPIPRFTLAYPFTEDKVCTLYNLLSIKRQKNVQTASTPPEIDGKLDDPLWQAVVPVTALGNYNGSDIAPIEKTEIYFAHDDENLYFATRCYDNDLSQLRADIFEHDGTTYYDDNLWLFFDTNGDQETYYQTIINCNGAVFDRKCATDGTRDASWNGAWEVSSGREAGAWTLEFKIAKAELAPFNEEKWGFNMRRLQPRFNDAGYWSIPFAHAPQYFGILVFK, via the coding sequence ATGAAAAGATCTATTATCGTAGTCGTATGCATCGCCTTTTTTGTTACCGTAAATACTGCTTGGGCATTTCGCTTTGCTGTGGTGGGCGATCGCACTGGAACGCCGCAGGATCCGGTATTCGAAGAAATCATCGAAGAGATCGCCCTTCTTGACCCTGATTTCGTGATGTGTGTTGGCGACATCGCCGAAGTCGACGTCGGTGATTCGGCAGCAGTGGATGCGGAATTCAACCACATGCTCGATATTGTTGGTAAACTTCCGTGCAAATTCTACTGGTGCGCGGGAAACAACGACATCGCCCAGGAATCCGATCGCATTAGGTATGAGGCCAAAACCGGTTTTAAGCGGTATTATTCGTTCAATTATGAGAACAGTCACTTTGTTGTCCTGGACAACACGATGTTATACTTTGCACAAACGCAGGAAATGGATGAAGAACAGCTTGACTGGCTCCAAAAAGACCTGGAAAAACACAAGCAAATGGACAACAAATTCGTGTTCTACCATATCCCGACTTACATCTACGCGCTGCGTGGAGGAGAAAGCGACACCCTGATGCAGATATTTGAGAAATACGGCGTCGACGTGGTCTTCACCGGACACCATCACGAATATTCTTATCTGAATCATAACAACGTCGAGTACATAGATGTGGGAAGTTCGGGCGGTGGCATTTCGACCAACGACGCGGCGCGCGGACATTTTTACCAGTATCTTACGATCACGGTACGGGGTGATAAACGAAGCATCGCTCTTTTCAAAAAGGAAAGCGCTATGCCGCGCGATGTCGTAACGCTGGAAGATCTCGAAACGATCAACCGTCTTGATGAAGAAGCAATAGTTATCGATGAGTTCGTTATTGAAGATGACGCAAGAAACATTTCACAATCCGTTACTGCCACGGTCGAAAATTTTGGTCCCGACTCTTTGCTCTACCCCATCGTCTGGAACACTGATCCAGCACGCTACACAATAAAGCCGATCCAAATGAATCTGGTTGTGGCGCCTGGCGAGAAACGGGAATACGAATTTGAAGTTACCTTGACCGATGGCTCAGACCCGTTCCCGATACCCCGCTTCACCCTCGCTTACCCCTTTACCGAGGATAAGGTTTGCACCCTGTATAACCTGCTTTCAATCAAACGGCAAAAAAATGTCCAAACAGCATCCACACCGCCTGAGATCGACGGGAAACTCGATGATCCGCTGTGGCAAGCAGTCGTACCAGTAACAGCTCTCGGCAACTACAATGGCAGCGATATCGCGCCGATCGAAAAGACCGAGATCTACTTTGCTCATGATGACGAGAACCTCTATTTTGCAACCCGCTGCTACGATAATGATTTGTCGCAATTGCGGGCGGATATCTTTGAGCACGATGGTACAACATACTATGATGACAACCTCTGGCTTTTCTTTGACACAAATGGCGACCAGGAGACCTACTACCAGACAATTATCAATTGTAATGGTGCGGTTTTCGACCGCAAATGCGCCACCGACGGCACGCGCGACGCCTCGTGGAACGGCGCGTGGGAAGTAAGCTCCGGACGCGAGGCTGGCGCATGGACTCTGGAATTCAAGATCGCCAAGGCAGAACTTGCGCCCTTCAACGAGGAAAAATGGGGATTCAACATGCGCAGGCTGCAGCCGCGTTTCAACGACGCCGGCTATTGGTCGATCCCGTTCGCGCATGCACCGCAGTACTTCGGGATATTGGTATTTAAATAA